The sequence cttcaagatcttgtttttgtttgttaGAGGTTCGTGATAGTTCGAGGAATTTATgcgaagaagtgttcttcaaaggtataatctcttaactctttttcttatttaaaagcatgttgtaaattttgttggaatgcataatttgtatgtttttcTGTAAACGggttttcaatcaaaataggATGTGGATGATCTGCTTCTACTCATGGATCTTTtgtaaacgagttccttcatatCGAGTGTGGCTATAGTTGTGGCTAGCAAGAAGCACGCATTGGCCTCAATAGAAGTTAGTATGGGCCAAGGAGAGGCGGCATGCGTGCAGCTGAGTGGCCAACATGAGCGCTCAAGGGGTGCCAAGACAAGGTGTTAGGCATAGGGTGCAAGTTCTGCATTGGCCAAGAGGAATAGAGGTTAGAAGTTAAGAGTGGGTAGCTGCAAGGCATAGACGTTGGCAATGACGAGCAACATAGCATTAGAAGAACGTTGAGTGTTGAGGTATGAAGGTTAAAATAGGTTGTGTTGGGTGGACAAGGAGCATAAGGCAAGGTGATGGAAGCATTAGTAATGAGCAAGCATTGGCCGAGAGAGGAGTTGAAGTGGATGCTAGCCCAATGCAGTTGAATGAAGGTGAAAACTTAGCTTTATCACTCGGTTAGTGGGCTAAGTGGCATCATTGGGGGCTTTGAACATGGGTTAGTGGCTTAGGTGTCATCAAGTTAGACCTCTTTATCATGCAAGGCTCAGTATAAATAGAAGTTTGTGAAGAGGAACTTAGTTTGCTCTATTTTATCGTGCCAAAGGCACGATGTTTCTGTCTAAGTGGAGGGCAATCGGTGTTGAAGGAAATCATAGGCTGCCGAGAAGGAATTCCCAAGATTTGGTgctaaaatttgaagaatttgaCAAGTGATCCAAGTTTCTTGATCATCCATACATGCTAGAAATATTGTAAAATTCCGAGCtcattaaatggaattggaggtTCAAATTTTAAGGTATAAGAGTTAAGATGATTAGAAAGAAATTCTTAGAAGGAAGTTTTGTGAGATAATGTGTAGATTCTAAGTTATAAAGGCTGATTTGGAAATTGTGATGGATGAAGAAGCAAATAGCTGCAACTAAGGGACAAGTAAGCAGCTGGCCAGGTGGGGGTATGTGTGAGCGTGCGCATGCATTGATGAGGGTGTGTGTGCGAGGTAAAGTGTGAGGCTGCACAGTGGAATGGGTGCCATCAACCAAAAGCGTGCTAAGTGTAGTGCCCAACGGATGCCGACGCCTAAATAGAGTGTATGTGTCTAAGCGCCTACCTGAATGCCCATGTGCGTCCGCTTGTGCCTCACTAGCCAAGTTGTATGCCAAGCGGTTAAGTGCAAAGTAGTGTGTTGATAAGAGGCCAAGTTTTGGTAAGTTGTAAGGACATTCTAAGTGAAATGTTAAGCATTGGAGTTAAATGGAACCAAAACTTGTGCTTAATTTATATTGATTAGCCTTCAATAAATGTTAGgattaaatgttcaatttgataGGTTGCATGTTTAATATGATCTATAACATTGGATTGCTATTAGTCTTTCATGCAAATGGTTAGGAGAATAGTAAAATGATGATAATGCTTAATGCCATAAGTCTTAATTTGGTTTGAAGATATTAGTTATCATTTAAGATTGCATGAGAAAATATTCTTTTTGATAGAAAAAAATTCAGATATTAGTTTTGAGACTTAAGCATATTGTTCAAAGTAAAATTTCATGATTAATCTAAATATTACCTAATGAAGTTTGAAATGAAATCAACACCTTAGaatacttttactttataattcattctttgtttgtcaagtttggtttgtttttaaaaattttagtttgtttttaaaagtcattcaaaatttagtttttatttcttaaataaaatcaatctCGTTCTAAAATAGATAAACATAAACTGTTACTTTGATCCCTGAAGACCATACTCGACTTCTTGTGTCATTTTAATACTATAACATGACCACGTGCTCTTACGTGCCTCGCATCAGTCACTCAAGCTCTGAAGGTTAGTTCTAGCCTTCGAACCATTATAGAGATTGTCTTGTTGGAAGATCAAGAACTCCTGTTGCCTATAGAGAGTTTCCTActgaaactaaaaaaagttgCTAGATAGCTCTCTAACCAATTCAGATAGACATACTTGAGTGTCCAAAGGGTACCTACATGGACATCAAGATTAGGTTAGGCAACTCCCAAGACGGGTAGGCTTTGACACGAAGGTACGCCGCAGTTGAGGATATGCCTCAGATGGATGACCTTGAAGTTAACAAATTGAGCACCCCTTCAAATCCATTATTTGCTTAACAGCCAATTCTCGAACAAGAGAGGTTAGTTCAGAGACACAACTTCTAAGTTTACATATTTCTTTTAACTCTCTTCATCCTGTTGAGCTGCTTGCCTTGCAAAAAGTGCATAATAGATGCATTGAACGTCATCTTTCATGATAAAACAAGTAGAcataaaaaaacaagaaaaatatttctgagggttttaaagtttaaaatacaaacttaacaaagaaaaaattaattggCTCTTTGGCAACGACGCCAATTTGATGGATGAAAAGTTGTCAAGGCTTTCtatcaatcaaataatatttgtgATCACGATTTAAtacttcaaaaaataaaaaataaaaaaaataaataaataaaaaaaaactagcttTAGTAGTAAGACCTAGTGGAACCACATAGGATCTAAGATAAAATttctctaattaaattaatcttcaaCAAGTAGTAAACACATGGGATTTTGAGATTGAGTAACAAGAAAACTAAATTGCagaaaataaaatgcaaaaaGTAGGATACATTGAGAGAGATACATGAGATTACCTTCACCAATTAAGAGGTTGTTGGGCTTTCTATGGATTAATTCatggatatttgtaatagatagtagaataaaagaaaaaatctaaaaatatattatatctttaaaatatttgcaaatatggatgagttcactagtcaattttttatttttttagtttccaatTTCGCCCTCCCTTATTTTGTCTTGTtgcatacttttttttagtctttttattttcttttttttcttcaaattttgcttcttctctccattttttcatttcttcattttcctttctttctccaatttttacttcttccctttcttttttattttattttattttattcttttctttatctgatttttatttctttcctttattttttctttccttttcttttctttttttcccctttctttttctttcctttattttttattttctttcatttctttgtttctttttcattaattttctttttctttaattttcttttctttcttcgatttttgcttattctttttttcctttcttcgatttttcttcttccctttttttattattttcttttcttttctttctctaattttctacttcttccctttcttttcttttttaaatttttctttcatttctctgattttttcttcctttttttctatttaattttcttttctttctttagtttttgcttcttctctttctcttatttttaaaattttctttcctttatttgaatttttttcttcccctttttttcaCAATAATTATGAGGCTGAGTTTCGTACCCTTTAAAAGTACTCGATTCATAAATGACTTAACACAGAcagtcaatcatcaagtttgattattataacaaataataaatataactaaaaaatgaaagtctatcagtgatacccacaaatattttctatcatcgatagcttaatcttttattatattttcatagttaatagccaattatagaaatctatcattgatagccaacttagtgaatttaattaataaagttgaatctcgaactaaaatgttagtggaatgcctagaagttatcattaatagcatgtttatcagtgatagaagctatcgtcgaaaaaaaaaaaggacttataaatgtttgggaaggacaagaaagaggcaaaaaggtgttcagtggctatgattgatagaaaaTACTACTGATAGCAAGTtaccaatgatagaagctaatactaatagcatattatcgatgatagaaactACCTGATAGCACGTAAttggtgatagaagctacctgatagcatgttatcggtgatagaagataccactgatagcacgttatcggtgatagagaactatcactgatagcatgatattaGTGAGATCATTGCTAGCATTTTATCaatgatgttatcagtgaaagaagttatcactgataaccacaatatgagtgatgttagtgatattagtgatataacttaggtgatatctatatatcgagtttctttcaaagatgATAACCAGTTATAAGAGTCTATAATTGATAGTCTTAAGTGTTattatttcaaggttgattttaattgatgaaagtctatcagtgatagcgactgatagctgctattagtgataatcATGATAAAAGAATATTAGTGATCACTActgtggtaatcaaagttgttggtcttctttcaaagttgatcactatttaatctatcattgatagtcgtGATAGTCTtaagtattaatatttcaaggttgattccaattgatgaaagtgaataaatgatagctactgataattgatagtaaattaaaagctaatattttaagattgtattaatttttcacaaattgaaaactatcgctgatagcaactatcatcgatagcaattgatagaagttATCAGCGATAGTAGCTGATAGTagctattagtggctatcactgatagctgctattagtgatagcttttaatttgagaaaactgggaagaagcgagtaaaatggtggctaggcatgagttttttagtcttttaccattttttatctatatatgaaattattttatccttgtactacatattctattattttttacttaaattctatttatgcaactagcccttAATTCATTGATTAGTCATGCAAGTCTTCATGGGTTTTCTAATTATCAAGCTTGATCAAATGTTAATCCAGATAAACTCCCTAGGGAAAACCCTTGTGGATGTCGATTCCTAAATTAACTAATCACGTTAAGCCCTTGGGTTGATTAGATTATTAGGTTAAGTTGTTCAAATCTAACGTAACATATTTCTATTCCCCAGGTCTCATTATGTTTCATTACTGGGTGCATTTAGAAAGCTAGCAATTAAAATTATAACTATAACTAAAACCAATTGCTACTCAAATTCAGTATGTCATTGATACAATTATAGATACCTTCAACATGCATAGCGAAGCAAACAAACAGGTGAATATTAACGATTTAGGTATCAATTAAATCTACTAGCATGCTCTTCCTAAAAGTTAAATCAAGGGCATATAAAATAAGAGAAACAGACAGCTCAAgaacattataaaaaaaatctcattaagCCATAGAATTTGCCCAACAAACCTGAAAACGATGTTTGGGCCTTTAGCCATTCACCAAAACTTGTATCCTGATGCCACTTCAAATAcaaatcaaaatctaaaaaaatctcATGGATTTTGGCCAAGAATGGTCTTTGCATTCTAGAGtcagagctctccatcggttgatgtagtCAATGGCTGGTTCTTCCTTTTACTGTATGGCAttcgtcagctccatcatgctaactATATGCCTAGTATTATAAAAGCGATCAAGAACTCTCTTTCTAGTTGTTCCCATTTATCAGTCACCTGGGTCTCAAGATTAGTATACTAATTGAAAGTGTTTCCTTTCAAGGTTCGAACAAGCTGGTTAACTAGCATGTCTCCTCTAGCTCCTGCATTTTCGCATGTTTCAATAAAATGGGCAATGTGTTGTCTCGGgttgccctttccatcgaactaCTAGAACTTTGAGGGTTGTTACTCAACAAGCATTCTGAAGTTCTTGATTCTTTTAGTGTATagcttggagtacataaaggaagTCTAATACGGTCGTCCATACTGAACTCTGATGGAGTTTGCAATCATATCTTATAGCTGTTGAACCAACAGGGAGGCAACTAAGGTGGATTGTTGAGTGGATTTTTCTGCTACACAACATTCCTTTTGTCATTGACATTGACAGCAGAAATTTGACTCAACCTCCGCAGTTTCTTGAGCCCGCATTTGATCTCTTAAGACACAATTTTATGATCTCACTCCTCAACAACGTTCATAAaagaatttattttcttctattttataGTGTTCTTTGATGAGCTTTGTCGGCTTGGGCTTGCTTCGTCCATGGACTTGGCCTCCTTAGCCCAATTAATTGGATCTTGGACTTGGGTGGTCCATGGgccaaattaagcctatttgtGAGCTCAATTGGACTTTAGcccaaattattttatttgatccaACGGTCACGATAAAAACACTTACATCATCGAGATTAGTCAATTTATATCTTCAACATAAATTTGAGATACACGTCAACCTTTAATTGGTCCCAAGTCTAATgatttgtaatttcatcattaatttgaaaaatgacgTGAcaatatttcattcaacacactCATTGAACATAAGCTTGATATCAATACTtctaaatagtaaaaaaaaaaaaaatgaaaacaatccaTAGTTGTTTGATTTAATAagacaattttatttaatttattttgaaacgATATTGAGTAACAGACAAAACCAAGAATTATGGAGATGAGAAATAGGATTCGTCTCCATCTAATCTGCATAAATGTcttaaaaaaaggtaaaagaaTATCCTCGTGAGCATTTGAAAATGGAATTGAAGACCCTTGTGAGTCCACATAAGTAGCCATATATCTTTTAAATTGTggaaaacataatatataacttttctattattaataataataatattattttcatttttgtcaTAAACGAAATAAATACTAGATTTTGTATTTATTGCGAAGTTAGAATGGAATATGTTTGGCATGCAAATCAAAATAAAGATAGAGcataataatttgtatatatAAAGGCTCAAATGGCCATTATTTTAGATTTAGTAGATATTTTGTAGTACATAAGTATAACATTAGCGTAATAATTTAAAAGGTTTAGTGAAAAAGAGTGACAACCCAAACTCATGTACAGTGGATGAGGTTGGATTTTGTAGTACATAAGCTATAATGCTAAAAGCATTTATTTAAGAGTGTATGTTGACCATGGAACCTTGGTCTAATAGTACAAACTGAATACTGCCTCTAATACGGGACTGGTACTACTTTCAGTATTTGCATCTGATAGGCATCCATGAAACCGGTGTGTATGAGAACGATCCGCATTCCATAACCCACTGTAGATACTATCATACAGATCGTCTAGAATGTCAATCCTCTTATGGGTAATAACCTCCGTATATACCTACCACAacacaaattaaatatttcaaacatTTTGTAATTAACATAAGTTAGAAGAAGATTGCTGCTATACAAAACATCTAAAATTTTCTCACCCCATTGTCATAACTAATTCGACTCCATGGATTGGACCAAGCTACTAGCCAATACATTTTCTCGCCATTATTACTTAGGCCACGATATGTAACGCTTGCGCACGAGCCACTAGTAGCTCCCGAATTTTTTACATGAAGAAAACAACCCCATTGACCATTTGCAATCTCTGATGGGTAAGCAGTAGGACCAATATGACCATACCAATCATGATGGGCATATAGAGTTATTGTGTCACCAGTAGCATTGTAAAATATACAAAGAGTAGAAACACCAGTTCCCCATTCACTTTTCAAACGATGTACACAGTCTCGAGCATGCTTTTCTTTATTGTCAATAGATTTCATACGTAGTGCCATCTTTGCCCTATCTAGACGTGTTATTGTCTTTCCTTGATATTCCATCAGGTTTTTTAGAGTATTGTCTGTGATCGGAGTGCCATAGACAGCCTACCATCTTCAAAATTCCTCTAGTTACTATagaaaaatatgtacaaaagttaagtttacaacaacaaagAGTAAGTCTGGTTACATTCAAGAAAACAGGAAATTAGTATTTAGTAATTAAGTTTCtgtcttttatattttatattattaatttcatagATAAAAACACTTGGTAACTATGTTTTTATGCATTTCTCAACTCAAGTTAACTAGCTTATAAATGTGTTTGTGACAAAGATGCATATGATTTGAATCTCCCTATctctattgtactaaaaaaagattacttttctttaaaaaaaaaaaaaaaaaaacctatgcATTTCCCAATAAGAAgagtaatgaaaaaaaaattataaaatttcctattttcttcATAAGAATAACATTAGTAACTTTAGTTGCCTTAATAATACATTCACAATTTGAAGAGGCAAAATAGTAAAAGTAAACTTTATTAATAACTACAGAAAAATATAATCATAAgacaaaagacaaaaaaaaaaaaaaaaaaaaaaaaaaacattttgcaTGGTTAAcacatataatattttatatattaattataaagattaaggtaAAATGGAATGCCTagaaaatagaaataataaattataaataaacctatTTAATGCAgctgaaaaacaaaaatctaaatcTTACTTTCAAATGGGACTCGTATGCAAACCTTGGTTACGGCTCTTCCTTGGAGAGTTTGTGCTATTTTATACTCcaaaaaaagagaataataaagaataaaatataaagataaaaatatttttttaatacaataattaCAGGGACGAGGGATTCTCTCACCTCTAAGATGGTTAAATTACCACTAAACTACGtttactttgataaataaaaacacgtttaaaaaagaaaaaaatatatgtatggaTAATGAAGTTACTATGTAAGTAAATTTTGACTTGTATGCAAATCTTTTTAATGATTCTTCCTTGATGAGCTTCCTTTTATACTTTagaaaagataataataaagaataaaatataaagataaagatattctttttttaatgcaATAATTGTAGAAATAAGGGTCGAGCCTCACACATTTAGTACAGAACATCACGTCAAATTACCTCTAAagatactttaaaaaaataaaaaagaacaaaagaaaaaaaatatatatatatatatatattttagatcCTTTGAGAGTTTCTATTCTTTTATACTcttaagaaaagaagaaaaaaagagcatactaaaaaaataaagcataaagataaaaagatatgttttaaaaagtaaaaagtaaaagaTATATATAGGTGGATGATGAGGTTCCTCCTGCATAAATTTTGACAAAAGTTAAACCATTAAAGTATTGATAAATATCAAGTTTTTCactaacaaaattaaaaatattgataactGTCCGCTACTTTATAGGATTAGTTgtataaatagaattcaagcccaaaataatagaatatgtagtataaagataaaataattgcatatatagatcaaaaaatggtaaaagactaaaaatcttatgcctagccaccattttgttcGCTTATTCCctgttttcttaaattaaaagctatcattgatagtagctatcaatgactatcgttgatagcttctatcaattgctatcgatgatagttgctatcagcgataactttcaatttgagaaaaattaatacaatattgaaatattagcttttaatttactatcaattattagtattattgattcattttcatcaattggaatcaattttgaaatattactagctatcagtggctatcaatgatagatttataaatagtgatcaactttgaaagaagaccaaccaCTTTAattaccatagtagttatcgctaataatcttttatcatggctatcaaTTGTAGCAgtcgttatcactgatagactttcattaattagaatcaaccttgaaatattaatacttaaggctatcaattatagacttctataactggttatcacctttgaaagaaactcgatatatagatatcacctaagttttatcaccgatatcactaacatcatttatattgtagttatcagtgatagcttctttcactgataacatcacaAATAaaatgctatcaatgatctcactgatatcatgctatcagtgatagttctctatcaccaataatgtgctatcagtggtagcttctatcaccgataatgtACTATCgaatagcttctatcatcgataacatgctattagtattagcttctatcattggtaacatgctatcagtagtagcttctatcaatcatagccactgaACATCTTTTTGCCTCTTTTttgtccttcccaaacatttataagtcccttttcttttcgatgatagcttcaatcactgataaacatgctattagtgataatttCTAGGCATTctacttacattttagttcaagattcaactttattaattaaattcactaagttagttatcaatgatagatttctataagtgattattaactatgaaaatataatcaaagattaagctatcaatgatagaaaatattagtggctatcacggATTGACTTTCATTGCTATTTATAtctattatttgttataataatcaaactagatgattgacttgttggtgttaagtcacttatgaattgagtactttcaagtcttgCGTATGGAACtcagcctcataattcttgtgaaaaaaagggagaagaagaaaaaattcaaataaaagaaagaaaaatttttaaaataagagaaaaag comes from Benincasa hispida cultivar B227 chromosome 2, ASM972705v1, whole genome shotgun sequence and encodes:
- the LOC120071676 gene encoding 23 kDa jasmonate-induced protein-like, whose product is MEYQGKTITRLDRAKMALRMKSIDNKEKHARDCVHRLKSEWGTGVSTLCIFYNATGDTITLYAHHDWYGHIGPTAYPSEIANGQWGCFLHVKNSGATSGSCASVTYRGLSNNGEKMYWLVAWSNPWSRISYDNGVYTEVITHKRIDILDDLYDSIYSGLWNADRSHTHRFHGCLSDANTESSTSPVLEAVFSLYY